One window of the Diospyros lotus cultivar Yz01 chromosome 12, ASM1463336v1, whole genome shotgun sequence genome contains the following:
- the LOC127787239 gene encoding protein INAPERTURATE POLLEN1: protein MFKAVSLFSRKKTPRRPFKDFYAEWIDTLKNTLLPPLRRSMSWSASPSAYLLPAYVDMIHRHLQSYYDALDVAASDDVAQLLFPDWRNSLEKPFLWLGDLHPCLFTNLVRSFLESKDSDVDVAEPSHLFDKPWEIVMAWKNPTEALIKRIDEIERGLRLMVPALVARGRAAQALLAGRVGAEWGRCEGRKEAAKAAVGEAVKAEMEEMASVFVDANRVRRSVLADIVSATSIYQAALFLEGLSQFLVGFRDRELLAEFERCKTPLNWSSNSTGTGF from the exons ATGTTCAAAGCAGTTT CTCTCTTCAGCCGGAAGAAGACGCCTCGTCGTCCGTTCAAGGACTTCTACGCCGAGTGGATCGACACGCTCAAGAACACCCTCCTCCCGCCACTCCGCCGCTCCATGTCCTGGTCCGCCTCGCCCTCCGCCTATCTCCTTCCGGCCTACGTCGACATGATCCACCGTCATCTCCAGTCCTACTACGATGCCCTCGACGTCGCCGCCTCCGACGACGTCGCCCAGCTTCTCTTCCCCGACTGGCGCAACTCCCTCGAAAAGCCCTTCCTCTGGCTTGGCGACCTCCACCCCTGCCTCTTCACCAACCTCGTCCGCTCCTTCCTCGAGTCCAAAGACTCCGACGTCGACGTCGCCGAACCCTCCCATCTCTTCGACAAGCCATGGGAGATTGTGATGGCGTGGAAGAATCCGACGGAGGCTTTGATCAAAAGAATCGATGAGATCGAGCGCGGGTTGCGGCTGATGGTGCCGGCGCTGGTGGCGAGGGGTAGGGCGGCGCAGGCACTGCTGGCGGGGAGGGTGGGGGCGGAGTGGGGGCGCTGCGAGGGGAGGAAGGAGGCGGCGAAGGCGGCGGTGGGGGAGGCCGTGAAGGCGGAGATGGAGGAGATGGCGAGCGTTTTTGTAGACGCGAATCGGGTCCGGCGGAGTGTGTTGGCGGATATAGTGAGCGCCACCAGCATTTATCAGGCGGCTCTGTTTCTGGAAGGATTGTCCCAATTCCTTGTTGGGTTTCGGGACCGTGAATTGCTGGCGGAGTTTGAGCGCTGCAAGACGCCTCTCAACTGGTCATCGAATTCGACTGGTACCGGATTTTGA